A portion of the Thermoplasmata archaeon genome contains these proteins:
- a CDS encoding ATPase domain-containing protein, which produces MVREPRIRPLEPEGKEAGGGDRLPTMISGLDERMGGGIPKGFLVLVAGPVGSLKSSICFSIALHAARRGAKSLYISLEQDSESLLGQMASLGLDPSGVAGMQVVDLAGVRQDIDEERADWLESILGLLERYKRERGCDVLVLDSLDALYSLVTFTNPRRELFHFFQRLRALKATTLLVSEIGLDEKRFGKHGVEEFLSDGILHLRLREVESAQLTSVRRYVGVVKMRKTAHDTDYHPFLVTREGFELILK; this is translated from the coding sequence GTGGTCAGGGAGCCCCGAATTCGTCCCCTAGAGCCGGAGGGTAAAGAGGCCGGAGGCGGCGACCGCCTCCCGACTATGATATCGGGCCTAGACGAGAGGATGGGCGGCGGAATTCCGAAGGGCTTTCTGGTGCTCGTCGCCGGGCCCGTGGGCTCCCTGAAGTCCTCGATATGCTTCTCAATAGCGCTTCACGCGGCCCGGAGGGGCGCGAAGAGCCTCTACATATCGCTCGAGCAGGACAGCGAGAGCCTGCTCGGCCAGATGGCTAGTTTGGGCCTAGACCCCTCGGGCGTTGCCGGAATGCAGGTCGTTGACCTCGCGGGAGTGAGGCAGGACATCGACGAGGAGAGGGCGGATTGGCTTGAGTCCATCCTCGGCCTCCTCGAGAGGTATAAGAGGGAGAGAGGGTGCGACGTCCTAGTTCTCGACTCATTAGATGCGCTCTACTCCCTCGTGACCTTTACCAACCCGCGCCGCGAGCTTTTCCACTTTTTCCAGAGGCTTAGGGCGCTCAAGGCCACGACGCTGCTCGTCTCGGAGATCGGGCTGGACGAGAAGCGCTTCGGCAAGCACGGGGTAGAGGAGTTCCTCTCGGACGGAATTCTACATCTGAGACTGCGCGAGGTGGAGAGCGCCCAGCTGACCTCGGTTAGGAGGTACGTCGGGGTGGTGAAGATGCGCAAGACGGCCCACGACACGGACTACCACCCATTCCTTGTCACCCGGGAGGGGTTCGAGCTCATCCTGAAGTAA